Proteins from a genomic interval of Trifolium pratense cultivar HEN17-A07 linkage group LG6, ARS_RC_1.1, whole genome shotgun sequence:
- the LOC123892507 gene encoding uncharacterized protein LOC123892507 isoform X1 → MSVNYDDPMDIDTTTVLNGVTLPNSEPQRKSIPKYDRSNPPKPKSFPLKANFDPMLVRSSITLSKPPPHYLLSLSPAETDFRYHETPKFVSPYDAILPPRPLFGGSAPVLPLLITDENRPFLKNLSQIALDYYNDIINQKGRWGPSFEFHDLVKCTRGWNYGLNTSTYYITFQANAKGDTSRYITFQAYAKGDTSSSSSSPAIKTFQAQVSVYKKDKDKPPVVNECRIKF, encoded by the exons ATGTCGGTGAATTATGATGATCCGATGGACATAGATACCACCACCGTTTTGAACGGAGTCACACTGCCGAATTCCGAACCGCAACGGAAATCGATACCGAAATATGATCGGTCGAATCCTCCGAAACCGAAATCGTTCCCGCTGAAAGCGAATTTCGATCCGATGTTGGTAAGATCGTCGATAACATTATCGAAACCCCCACCACATTACTTACTTAGCCTTAGCCCTGCTGAAACCGACTTTCGATACCACGAAACTCCCAAGTTCGTAAGT CCTTACGATGCTATCCTCCCTCCACGACCATTATTTGGCGGTTCCGCTCCTGTCCTTCCCCTTCTCATAACCGATGAAAATCGCCCTTTTCTCAAAAATCTCTCCCAGATTGCATTGGATTATTACAATGATATTATAAATCAGAAG gGGCGTTGGGGTCCAAGTTTTGAGTTTCATGACCTTGTCAAGTGTACCCGTGGTTGGAATTATGGTCTTAATACTTCGACGTATTACATTACCTTTCAAGCAAACGCAAAAGGAGATACTTCTCGTTACATTACCTTTCAAGCATATGCAAAAGGAGATACTtctagcagcagcagcagccctGCTATTAAAACTTTCCAGGCTCAAGTATCCgtatataaaaaagataaagataaaccACCTGTTGTCAACGAGTGTCGCATTAAATTCTAA
- the LOC123892502 gene encoding myosin-6-like isoform X2, which yields MAATAIPIVGTHVWVEDSDVAWIDGEVLEVNGEEVKVLCTSGKTVVVKASDVFHKDTEVPPCGVDDMTKLAYLHEPGVLNNLRSRYDINEIYTYTGSILIAVNPFIKLPHLYDSHMMAQYKGAGFGELSPHPFAVADNAYRLMINEGISQSILVSGESGAGKTESTKLLMRYLAYMGGRATVAEGRTVEQKVLESNPVLEAFGNAKTVRNNNSSRFGKFVEIQFDKKGRISGAAIRTYLLERSRVCQVSDPERNYHCFYMLCAAPPEEVKKYKLGHPRTFHYLNQSSCYELEGVDESKEYNAIRRAMDVVGISSVEQDAIFQVIAAILHLGNIEFAKGEEFDSSMPKDEKSRFHLQTAAELFMCDAKALEDSLCKRVIVTRDETITRWLDPEAAALSRDSLAKIVYTRLFDWLVDTINNSIGQDPESKSLIGVLDIYGFESFKTNSFEQFCINLTNEKLQQHFNQHVFKMEQEEYKKEEIDWSYIEFVDNQDILDLIEKKPGGIISLLDEACMFPRSTHETFSQKLYQTFKDHKRFSKPKLSPTDFTICHYAGDVTYQTEFFLDKNKDYVVAEHEALLYASKCPFVSGLFPPSPVETSKQSKFSSIGSRFKQQLQSLLETLSSTEPHYIRCVKPNNLLKPAIFENKNVLVQLRCGGVMEAIRISCAGYPTRKAFDEFVDRFGLLAPEALDRSSDEVTACKRILKNVQLEGYQIGKTKVFLRAGQMAELDTRRSEILGKSASIIQRKVRSYLARRSFILLRLSAVQIQAACRGQLARQVFEGMQREASSLLIQRYFRMHIARKAYKELYASAVSIQTGMRAMVARLELHFRRRTSAAIVIQSHCRKYMARLHFTKLKKAAIATQCAWRGKVARRELRKLKMAAKETGALQDAKNKLEKQVEDLTLRLQLEKRLRVDIEEAKAKENERLNSALQKMQHQYKETKSLLEKEREATKRLEERVPVIQEVPVVDHDLLEKLKSENETLKNLVSSLEKKIDETEKKYEEETKLSEERLKQALDAESKIIQLKTDMQRLEEKFTDVEFANQLLQKQSLLNTPVKTTAEHLSSPVSKKLGNGYHVEEEQNDVDTFVTPVKQYVTESDSKLKRSCSERYYGSFDSLVNCVSKNIGFNHGKPVAAFTIYKCLLHWKSFEAEKSSVFDRLIQMIGSAIEDQDDNDLMAYWLSNTSTLLFLLEQSLKSGSSKNATSVGKPPNPTSLFGRMTMGFRSSPSSANLAAPSSVVVRKVEAKYPALLFKQQLTAYLEKIYGIVRDNLTKELTSVLALCVQAPKTYKGALRSGRSFGKDSPMVHWQSIIESLNNLLCTLKENFVPPVLIRKIFSQTFSFINVQLFNSLLVRPGCCTFSNGEYVKAGLAELELWCCQAKEEYAGSSWDELKHIRQAVGFLVIHQKYRISYDEIVNDLCPILSVQQLCKICTLYWDDIYNTQSVSPHVLASMRMDLDSNNSPNDSFLLDDSSSIPFSVDDLSASLQEKDFSDMEAANELLENPAFQFLIE from the exons ATG GCTGCCACCGCCATTCCTATAGTTGGGACCCATGTTTGGGTGGAGGATTCTGATGTAGCTTGGATAGATGGCGAGGTCTTGGAGGTTAATGGAGAAGAAGTCAAAGTCCTTTGCACTTCGGGAAAGACG GTTGTTGTCAAAGCTTCCGATGTTTTTCATAAAGATACCGAAGTTCCACCATGTGGAGTGGATGATATGACAAAGCTCGCATACCTGCATGAGCCTGGAGTCCTAAATAATCTGAGATCAAGATATGATATCAATGAAATTTAT ACTTACACTGGGAGTATATTGATTGCTGTGAACCCTTTCATAAAGCTTCCTCATTTATATGATAGCCATATGATGGCACAATATAAAGGTGCAGGTTTTGGCGAGTTAAGTCCACACCCCTTTGCTGTTGCAGACAATGCGTAtag GCTCATGATAAATGAGGGAATCAGCCAGTCAATATTGGTTAGTGGTGAAAGTGGAGCCGGTAAAACAGAAAGTACTAAGTTACTCATGCGATATCTTGCTTACATGGGGGGGAGAGCCACTGTTGCTGAAGGTAGAACCGTCGAGCAAAAAGTCCTTGAG TCAAATCCTGTCCTAGAAGCATTTGGCAATGCAAAGACTGTGAGGAACAATAATTCAAG TCGTTTCGGTAAGTTTGTGGAGATTCAATTTGATAAAAAAGGAAGAATATCGGGCGCTGCTATCAGAACCTATCTGCTGGAAAGATCACGTGTTTGCCAGGTGTCAGATCCAGAGAGGAATTATCACTGTTTCTACATGCTTTGTGCTGCACCTCCAGAG GAAGTTAAGAAGTACAAATTAGGACATCCAAGAACATTTCATTATCTGAATCAATCAAGTTGCTATGAGTTGGAAGGGGTTGATGAATCTAAAGAATATAATGCTATAAGGAGGGCAATGGATGTTGTTGGAATAAGTTCTGTGGAGCAG GATGCAATATTTCAAGTTATTGCTGCCATTTTGCATCTTGGGAACATTGAATTTGCGAAAGGGGAGGAGTTTGATTCATCTATGCCCAAAGATGAAAAATCCCGGTTCCACCTACAGACTGCAGCTGAACTTTTTAT gTGTGATGCAAAGGCACttgaagattctctttgcaaACGTGTAATTGTTACTCGCGATGAAACAATTACAAGATGGCTGGATCCAGAAGCTGCCGCACTCAGTCGAGACTCTTTGGCTAAGATTGTATACACAAGATTGTTTGACTG GTTGGTTGATACAATAAATAACTCCATTGGTCAAGATCCCGAGTCAAAATCTTTAATTGGTGTGTTGGATATTTATGGGTTTGAGAGTTTCAAAACCAACAG TTTTGAGCAATTTTGTATTAATTTGACCAATGAAAAGCTTCAGCAACATTTTAATCAG CATGTTTTCAAAATGGAGCAAGAGGaatacaaaaaagaagaaattgattGGAGTTACATTGAATTTGTGGATAATCAAGATATACTGGATCTGATTGAAAAG AAACCTGGTGGCATTATTTCGCTTTTGGACGAAGCTTG TATGTTTCCTAGATCAACGCATGAAACTTTTTCCCAAAAGTTGTATCAGACCTTCAAAGACCATAAAAGGTTTAGCAAGCCCAAATTATCACCAACTGACTTCACAATTTGCCATTATGCCGGTGAT GTCACTTATCAAACTGAGTTCTTCCTTGACAAGAACAAAGATTATGTTGTTGCGGAACACGAGGCACTTCTTTATGCTTCCAAATGTCCCTTTGTATCTGGCTTGTTTCCCCCTTCACCCGTGGAAACTTCCAAACAATCAAAGTTCTCTTCAATAGGTTCCAGATTTaag CAACAATTGCAATCTTTACTTGAAACTCTAAGTTCCACTGAGCCACACTACATTCGATGTGTGAAACCCAATAATCTTCTTAAGCCAGCAATTTTTGAGAATAAAAATGTTTTGGTGCAACTGCGCTGTGGG GGAGTTATGGAGGCAATTCGGATTAGCTGTGCCGGTTATCCCACTAGAAAAGCCTTTGATGAATTTGTGGATCGATTTGGCCTTCTTGCTCCTGAAGCATTAGATCGAAG TTCTGATGAGGTCACTGCTTGCAAGAGGATCCTAAAGAATGTTCAACTTGAAGGTTATCAG ATTGGTAAAACAAAGGTGTTTCTTCGAGCTGGTCAAATGGCAGAACTAGATACACGTAGAAGTGAGATCTTAGGGAAGTCAGCAAGTATTATTCAGAGGAAAGTTCGTTCATATTTGGCACGTCGAAGTTTCATTTTGCTTCGTTTGTCAGCTGTGCAGATTCAAGCTGCATGCAGAG GACAACTTGCTCGGCAAGTTTTCGAGGGAATGCAACGGGAGGCTTCTAGTCTTCTTATTCAAAGGTATTTCCGCATGCATATTGCCAGGAAGGCGTATAAAGAATTGTATGCCTCTGCTGTCTCTATCCAGACTGGTATGCGGGCGATGGTTGCTAGGCTTGAGCTACACTTTAGAAGGAGGACTAGTGCAGCAATTGTCATTCAG AGCCACTGTAGGAAATACATGGCACGACTACATTTCACGAAATTAAAGAAGGCAGCAATTGCCACACAATGCGCATGGAGAGGAAAGGTGGCCAGGCGAGAACTGCGGAAACTCAAGATG GCTGCAAAAGAAACAGGGGCTCTCCAAGATGCCAAAAATAAGCTTGAAAAACAAGTTGAAGACCTCACATTAAGGTTGCAGCTGGAAAAACGTTTAAGG GTGGACATTGAAGAAgcaaaagcaaaagaaaatgaaagattaaactcagcTTTGCAAAAGATGCAACATCAGTACAAAGAAACTAAATCACTTCTTGAAAAGGAGCGGGAGGCTACTAAAAGATTGGAGGAGAGAGTTCCTGTGATACAGGAGGTTCCAGTTGTTGACCATGATTTGTTGGAGAAGCTAAAAAGCGAAAATGAGACACTCAAG AACTTGGTGAGTTCAttggaaaagaaaattgatgaaaCGGAAAAAAAGTATGAAGAGGAAACCAAACTTAGCGAAGAAAGGTTGAAGCAAGCTTTGGATGCAGAATCGAAAATAATCCAGCTGAAGACTGATATGCAAAG GCTTGAAGAGAAATTCACAGACGTGGAATTTGCAAATCAACTTCTGCAGAAACAATCTCTGTTAAACACACCTGTGAAAACAACTGCCGAGCACCTCTCTTCCCCTGTATCTAAG AAGTTGGGAAATGGTTACCATGTCGAAGAAGAACAGAATGACGTT GATACATTTGTTACACCGGTGAAACAATATGTTACCGAATCTGACTCGAAGTTGAAGAGATCGTGCAGTGAACGATATTAT GGGAGTTTTGATTCACTTGTCAACTGTGTTAGTAAAAATATTGGGTTCAATCATGGAAAGCCTGTTGCCGCATTTACCATATACAAATGTCTTCTCCACTGGAAATCATTTGAAGCTGAAAAATCCAGTGTATTTGATCGCCTTATCCAGATGATTGGTTCTGCAATTGAG GATCAAGATGACAATGATCTTATGGCCTATTGGCTGTCAAATACATCAACATTGTTGTTTTTACTTGAACAAAGCTTGAAATCTGGGAGTTCAAAAAATGCAACCTCGGTTGGAAAACCACCTAACCCAACATCCCTCTTTGGAAGAATGACTATg GGTTTTCGTTCATCCCCTTCTTCTGCCAACCTTGCTGCCCCCTCATCGGTGGTTGTACGCAAGGTAGAGGCTAAGTACCCTGCATTGCTTTTCAAGCAGCAGCTCACAGCCTATTTGGAGAAAATATATGGCATCGTTCGAGATAACTTGACGAAGGAGTTAACATCGGTTCTTGCATTATGTGTCCAG GCACCAAAAACATATAAGGGAGCGTTACGATCTGGCCGGTCCTTCGGTAAAGATTCCCCAATGGTTCACTGGCAGAGTATTATTGAATCCCTCAACAACCTCCTCTGTACACTGAAAGAGAACTTT GTGCCTCCGGTTCTTATCCGAAAGATCTTCAGTCAAACATTTTCATTTATTAATGTGCAACTCTTCAATAG TCTTCTAGTTCGTCCCGGTTGTTGCACATTCAGCAATGGAGAATATGTGAAAGCTGGATTAGCTGAATTAGAGCTGTGGTGCTGCCAAGCAAAGGAGGAG TATGCAGGATCGTCTTGGGATGAGCTCAAGCACATAAGACAGGCTGTTGGATTCTTG GTTATTCATCAGAAGTATAGGATATCCTATGATGAAATCGTTAACGATTTATGCCCT ATCTTGAGTGTCCAGCAGCTATGTAAAATATGTACACTTTACTGGGACGATATCTACAATACACAAAGCGTATCACCACAT GTCCTGGCAAGCATGAGGATGGACTTGGACTCCAATAATTCTCCGAATGATTCTTTCTTGTTGGATGACAGTTCCAG
- the LOC123892502 gene encoding myosin-6-like isoform X1, protein MAATAIPIVGTHVWVEDSDVAWIDGEVLEVNGEEVKVLCTSGKTVVVKASDVFHKDTEVPPCGVDDMTKLAYLHEPGVLNNLRSRYDINEIYTYTGSILIAVNPFIKLPHLYDSHMMAQYKGAGFGELSPHPFAVADNAYRLMINEGISQSILVSGESGAGKTESTKLLMRYLAYMGGRATVAEGRTVEQKVLESNPVLEAFGNAKTVRNNNSSRFGKFVEIQFDKKGRISGAAIRTYLLERSRVCQVSDPERNYHCFYMLCAAPPEEVKKYKLGHPRTFHYLNQSSCYELEGVDESKEYNAIRRAMDVVGISSVEQDAIFQVIAAILHLGNIEFAKGEEFDSSMPKDEKSRFHLQTAAELFMCDAKALEDSLCKRVIVTRDETITRWLDPEAAALSRDSLAKIVYTRLFDWLVDTINNSIGQDPESKSLIGVLDIYGFESFKTNSFEQFCINLTNEKLQQHFNQHVFKMEQEEYKKEEIDWSYIEFVDNQDILDLIEKKPGGIISLLDEACMFPRSTHETFSQKLYQTFKDHKRFSKPKLSPTDFTICHYAGDVTYQTEFFLDKNKDYVVAEHEALLYASKCPFVSGLFPPSPVETSKQSKFSSIGSRFKQQLQSLLETLSSTEPHYIRCVKPNNLLKPAIFENKNVLVQLRCGGVMEAIRISCAGYPTRKAFDEFVDRFGLLAPEALDRSSDEVTACKRILKNVQLEGYQIGKTKVFLRAGQMAELDTRRSEILGKSASIIQRKVRSYLARRSFILLRLSAVQIQAACRGQLARQVFEGMQREASSLLIQRYFRMHIARKAYKELYASAVSIQTGMRAMVARLELHFRRRTSAAIVIQSHCRKYMARLHFTKLKKAAIATQCAWRGKVARRELRKLKMAAKETGALQDAKNKLEKQVEDLTLRLQLEKRLRVDIEEAKAKENERLNSALQKMQHQYKETKSLLEKEREATKRLEERVPVIQEVPVVDHDLLEKLKSENETLKNLVSSLEKKIDETEKKYEEETKLSEERLKQALDAESKIIQLKTDMQRLEEKFTDVEFANQLLQKQSLLNTPVKTTAEHLSSPVSKKLGNGYHVEEEQNDVDTFVTPVKQYVTESDSKLKRSCSERYYGSFDSLVNCVSKNIGFNHGKPVAAFTIYKCLLHWKSFEAEKSSVFDRLIQMIGSAIEDQDDNDLMAYWLSNTSTLLFLLEQSLKSGSSKNATSVGKPPNPTSLFGRMTMGFRSSPSSANLAAPSSVVVRKVEAKYPALLFKQQLTAYLEKIYGIVRDNLTKELTSVLALCVQAPKTYKGALRSGRSFGKDSPMVHWQSIIESLNNLLCTLKENFVPPVLIRKIFSQTFSFINVQLFNSLLVRPGCCTFSNGEYVKAGLAELELWCCQAKEEYAGSSWDELKHIRQAVGFLVIHQKYRISYDEIVNDLCPILSVQQLCKICTLYWDDIYNTQSVSPHVLASMRMDLDSNNSPNDSFLLDDSSSIPFSVDDLSASLQDKDFSDMKAADELLENPAFQFLIE, encoded by the exons ATG GCTGCCACCGCCATTCCTATAGTTGGGACCCATGTTTGGGTGGAGGATTCTGATGTAGCTTGGATAGATGGCGAGGTCTTGGAGGTTAATGGAGAAGAAGTCAAAGTCCTTTGCACTTCGGGAAAGACG GTTGTTGTCAAAGCTTCCGATGTTTTTCATAAAGATACCGAAGTTCCACCATGTGGAGTGGATGATATGACAAAGCTCGCATACCTGCATGAGCCTGGAGTCCTAAATAATCTGAGATCAAGATATGATATCAATGAAATTTAT ACTTACACTGGGAGTATATTGATTGCTGTGAACCCTTTCATAAAGCTTCCTCATTTATATGATAGCCATATGATGGCACAATATAAAGGTGCAGGTTTTGGCGAGTTAAGTCCACACCCCTTTGCTGTTGCAGACAATGCGTAtag GCTCATGATAAATGAGGGAATCAGCCAGTCAATATTGGTTAGTGGTGAAAGTGGAGCCGGTAAAACAGAAAGTACTAAGTTACTCATGCGATATCTTGCTTACATGGGGGGGAGAGCCACTGTTGCTGAAGGTAGAACCGTCGAGCAAAAAGTCCTTGAG TCAAATCCTGTCCTAGAAGCATTTGGCAATGCAAAGACTGTGAGGAACAATAATTCAAG TCGTTTCGGTAAGTTTGTGGAGATTCAATTTGATAAAAAAGGAAGAATATCGGGCGCTGCTATCAGAACCTATCTGCTGGAAAGATCACGTGTTTGCCAGGTGTCAGATCCAGAGAGGAATTATCACTGTTTCTACATGCTTTGTGCTGCACCTCCAGAG GAAGTTAAGAAGTACAAATTAGGACATCCAAGAACATTTCATTATCTGAATCAATCAAGTTGCTATGAGTTGGAAGGGGTTGATGAATCTAAAGAATATAATGCTATAAGGAGGGCAATGGATGTTGTTGGAATAAGTTCTGTGGAGCAG GATGCAATATTTCAAGTTATTGCTGCCATTTTGCATCTTGGGAACATTGAATTTGCGAAAGGGGAGGAGTTTGATTCATCTATGCCCAAAGATGAAAAATCCCGGTTCCACCTACAGACTGCAGCTGAACTTTTTAT gTGTGATGCAAAGGCACttgaagattctctttgcaaACGTGTAATTGTTACTCGCGATGAAACAATTACAAGATGGCTGGATCCAGAAGCTGCCGCACTCAGTCGAGACTCTTTGGCTAAGATTGTATACACAAGATTGTTTGACTG GTTGGTTGATACAATAAATAACTCCATTGGTCAAGATCCCGAGTCAAAATCTTTAATTGGTGTGTTGGATATTTATGGGTTTGAGAGTTTCAAAACCAACAG TTTTGAGCAATTTTGTATTAATTTGACCAATGAAAAGCTTCAGCAACATTTTAATCAG CATGTTTTCAAAATGGAGCAAGAGGaatacaaaaaagaagaaattgattGGAGTTACATTGAATTTGTGGATAATCAAGATATACTGGATCTGATTGAAAAG AAACCTGGTGGCATTATTTCGCTTTTGGACGAAGCTTG TATGTTTCCTAGATCAACGCATGAAACTTTTTCCCAAAAGTTGTATCAGACCTTCAAAGACCATAAAAGGTTTAGCAAGCCCAAATTATCACCAACTGACTTCACAATTTGCCATTATGCCGGTGAT GTCACTTATCAAACTGAGTTCTTCCTTGACAAGAACAAAGATTATGTTGTTGCGGAACACGAGGCACTTCTTTATGCTTCCAAATGTCCCTTTGTATCTGGCTTGTTTCCCCCTTCACCCGTGGAAACTTCCAAACAATCAAAGTTCTCTTCAATAGGTTCCAGATTTaag CAACAATTGCAATCTTTACTTGAAACTCTAAGTTCCACTGAGCCACACTACATTCGATGTGTGAAACCCAATAATCTTCTTAAGCCAGCAATTTTTGAGAATAAAAATGTTTTGGTGCAACTGCGCTGTGGG GGAGTTATGGAGGCAATTCGGATTAGCTGTGCCGGTTATCCCACTAGAAAAGCCTTTGATGAATTTGTGGATCGATTTGGCCTTCTTGCTCCTGAAGCATTAGATCGAAG TTCTGATGAGGTCACTGCTTGCAAGAGGATCCTAAAGAATGTTCAACTTGAAGGTTATCAG ATTGGTAAAACAAAGGTGTTTCTTCGAGCTGGTCAAATGGCAGAACTAGATACACGTAGAAGTGAGATCTTAGGGAAGTCAGCAAGTATTATTCAGAGGAAAGTTCGTTCATATTTGGCACGTCGAAGTTTCATTTTGCTTCGTTTGTCAGCTGTGCAGATTCAAGCTGCATGCAGAG GACAACTTGCTCGGCAAGTTTTCGAGGGAATGCAACGGGAGGCTTCTAGTCTTCTTATTCAAAGGTATTTCCGCATGCATATTGCCAGGAAGGCGTATAAAGAATTGTATGCCTCTGCTGTCTCTATCCAGACTGGTATGCGGGCGATGGTTGCTAGGCTTGAGCTACACTTTAGAAGGAGGACTAGTGCAGCAATTGTCATTCAG AGCCACTGTAGGAAATACATGGCACGACTACATTTCACGAAATTAAAGAAGGCAGCAATTGCCACACAATGCGCATGGAGAGGAAAGGTGGCCAGGCGAGAACTGCGGAAACTCAAGATG GCTGCAAAAGAAACAGGGGCTCTCCAAGATGCCAAAAATAAGCTTGAAAAACAAGTTGAAGACCTCACATTAAGGTTGCAGCTGGAAAAACGTTTAAGG GTGGACATTGAAGAAgcaaaagcaaaagaaaatgaaagattaaactcagcTTTGCAAAAGATGCAACATCAGTACAAAGAAACTAAATCACTTCTTGAAAAGGAGCGGGAGGCTACTAAAAGATTGGAGGAGAGAGTTCCTGTGATACAGGAGGTTCCAGTTGTTGACCATGATTTGTTGGAGAAGCTAAAAAGCGAAAATGAGACACTCAAG AACTTGGTGAGTTCAttggaaaagaaaattgatgaaaCGGAAAAAAAGTATGAAGAGGAAACCAAACTTAGCGAAGAAAGGTTGAAGCAAGCTTTGGATGCAGAATCGAAAATAATCCAGCTGAAGACTGATATGCAAAG GCTTGAAGAGAAATTCACAGACGTGGAATTTGCAAATCAACTTCTGCAGAAACAATCTCTGTTAAACACACCTGTGAAAACAACTGCCGAGCACCTCTCTTCCCCTGTATCTAAG AAGTTGGGAAATGGTTACCATGTCGAAGAAGAACAGAATGACGTT GATACATTTGTTACACCGGTGAAACAATATGTTACCGAATCTGACTCGAAGTTGAAGAGATCGTGCAGTGAACGATATTAT GGGAGTTTTGATTCACTTGTCAACTGTGTTAGTAAAAATATTGGGTTCAATCATGGAAAGCCTGTTGCCGCATTTACCATATACAAATGTCTTCTCCACTGGAAATCATTTGAAGCTGAAAAATCCAGTGTATTTGATCGCCTTATCCAGATGATTGGTTCTGCAATTGAG GATCAAGATGACAATGATCTTATGGCCTATTGGCTGTCAAATACATCAACATTGTTGTTTTTACTTGAACAAAGCTTGAAATCTGGGAGTTCAAAAAATGCAACCTCGGTTGGAAAACCACCTAACCCAACATCCCTCTTTGGAAGAATGACTATg GGTTTTCGTTCATCCCCTTCTTCTGCCAACCTTGCTGCCCCCTCATCGGTGGTTGTACGCAAGGTAGAGGCTAAGTACCCTGCATTGCTTTTCAAGCAGCAGCTCACAGCCTATTTGGAGAAAATATATGGCATCGTTCGAGATAACTTGACGAAGGAGTTAACATCGGTTCTTGCATTATGTGTCCAG GCACCAAAAACATATAAGGGAGCGTTACGATCTGGCCGGTCCTTCGGTAAAGATTCCCCAATGGTTCACTGGCAGAGTATTATTGAATCCCTCAACAACCTCCTCTGTACACTGAAAGAGAACTTT GTGCCTCCGGTTCTTATCCGAAAGATCTTCAGTCAAACATTTTCATTTATTAATGTGCAACTCTTCAATAG TCTTCTAGTTCGTCCCGGTTGTTGCACATTCAGCAATGGAGAATATGTGAAAGCTGGATTAGCTGAATTAGAGCTGTGGTGCTGCCAAGCAAAGGAGGAG TATGCAGGATCGTCTTGGGATGAGCTCAAGCACATAAGACAGGCTGTTGGATTCTTG GTTATTCATCAGAAGTATAGGATATCCTATGATGAAATCGTTAACGATTTATGCCCT ATCTTGAGTGTCCAGCAGCTATGTAAAATATGTACACTTTACTGGGACGATATCTACAATACACAAAGCGTATCACCACAT GTCCTGGCAAGCATGAGGATGGACTTGGACTCCAATAATTCTCCGAATGATTCTTTCTTGTTGGATGACAGTTCCAG catTCCCTTCTCAGTGGATGACCTCTCTGCATCCCTACAAGATAAGGACTTCTCAGACATGAAAGCAGCAGATGAACTTCTTGAGAATCCAGCTTTCCAATTTCTAATTGAGTAG
- the LOC123892507 gene encoding uncharacterized protein LOC123892507 isoform X2 encodes MSVNYDDPMDIDTTTVLNGVTLPNSEPHYLLSLSPAETDFRYHETPKFVSPYDAILPPRPLFGGSAPVLPLLITDENRPFLKNLSQIALDYYNDIINQKGRWGPSFEFHDLVKCTRGWNYGLNTSTYYITFQANAKGDTSRYITFQAYAKGDTSSSSSSPAIKTFQAQVSVYKKDKDKPPVVNECRIKF; translated from the exons ATGTCGGTGAATTATGATGATCCGATGGACATAGATACCACCACCGTTTTGAACGGAGTCACACTGCCGAATTCCGA ACCACATTACTTACTTAGCCTTAGCCCTGCTGAAACCGACTTTCGATACCACGAAACTCCCAAGTTCGTAAGT CCTTACGATGCTATCCTCCCTCCACGACCATTATTTGGCGGTTCCGCTCCTGTCCTTCCCCTTCTCATAACCGATGAAAATCGCCCTTTTCTCAAAAATCTCTCCCAGATTGCATTGGATTATTACAATGATATTATAAATCAGAAG gGGCGTTGGGGTCCAAGTTTTGAGTTTCATGACCTTGTCAAGTGTACCCGTGGTTGGAATTATGGTCTTAATACTTCGACGTATTACATTACCTTTCAAGCAAACGCAAAAGGAGATACTTCTCGTTACATTACCTTTCAAGCATATGCAAAAGGAGATACTtctagcagcagcagcagccctGCTATTAAAACTTTCCAGGCTCAAGTATCCgtatataaaaaagataaagataaaccACCTGTTGTCAACGAGTGTCGCATTAAATTCTAA